A single window of Nicotiana sylvestris chromosome 3, ASM39365v2, whole genome shotgun sequence DNA harbors:
- the LOC104243665 gene encoding T-complex protein 1 subunit delta — MASSAAVSAPRAAPSSKTETFVDNKRKDDIRMANIAAAQAVANAVRTSLGPKGMDKMISTANGEVIITNDGATILNKMEVLQPAAKFLVELSKSQDVVAGDGTTTVVVIAGALLKQCLSLLSAGIHPTVISDSLHKVSTKAVEVLTAMAIPLELTDRDSLVKSASTALNSKVVSQYSTLLAPLAVDSVLSVVDPAKPDIVDLRDVKIVKKLGGTVDDTELVKGLVFDKKVSHASGGLTRVEKAKIAVIQFQISPPKTDIEQSIVVSDYTQMDRILKEERNYILGMIKKIKATGCNVLLIQKSILRDAVTELSLHYLAKAKIMVIKDVERDEIEFITKTLNCLPIANIDHFRAEKLGFADLVEEISLGDGGKIVKITGIQDMGRTTSVLVRGSNQLVLDEAERSLHDALCVVRCLVSKRFLIAGGGAPEIELSRQLGAWAKVLQGMEGYCVRSFAEALEVVPYTLAENAGLNPIAIVTELRNRHAQGEINTGINVRKGQITNILEENVVQPLLVSTSAISLATECVRMILKIDDIVTVR, encoded by the coding sequence ATGGCATCTTCAGCGGCAGTGTCGGCGCCCCGCGCCGCTCCTTCATCTAAAACCGAGACGTTCGTCGACAATAAGCGGAAGGACGACATCCGCATGGCCAACATTGCCGCCGCACAGGCCGTAGCCAACGCCGTCCGTACAAGTCTCGGCCCTAAAGGAATGGACAAGATGATCTCTACAGCAAACGGAGAAGTTATTATCACCAACGACGGAGCCACTATTTTGAACAAAATGGAGGTCCTTCAACCTGCCGCTAAGTTCCTCGTTGAGCTTTCCAAGTCACAAGACGTTGTCGCCGGAGACGGAACCACCACCGTTGTTGTTATTGCCGGTGCATTGCTCAAACAGTGCCTTTCTCTTCTCTCCGCCGGTATTCACCCAACTGTCATCTCCGATTCCTTGCACAAGGTGTCTACGAAGGCTGTTGAGGTTCTCACAGCCATGGCCATTCCACTTGAGCTCACTGACCGTGATTCCCTCGTGAAATCAGCGAGCACGGCCCTTAACAGTAAGGTAGTATCGCAGTACTCTACTCTTTTAGCTCCTTTAGCTGTTGATTCTGTGCTTTCGGTTGTGGACCCCGCAAAACCTGACATAGTTGATCTAAGAGATGTTAAAATTGTTAAGAAATTGGGTGGTACTGTTGATGATACAGAGTTGGTAAAAGGTTTAGTTTTTGACAAGAAGGTCAGTCATGCCTCGGGCGGTCTCACGCGTGTTGAGAAAGCTAAAATTGCTGTGATTCAGTTTCAAATTTCACCTCCAAAAACTGATATTGAGCAGAGCATAGTAGTTTCTGATTATACTCAGATGGATAGGATTTTGAAAGAAGAGAGGAATTACATTTTGGGCATGATTAAGAAGATTAAGGCGACTGGGTGTAACGTTTTGTTGATTCAGAAGAGTATTCTGAGGGACGCGGTGACTGAATTGTCTCTGCATTATTTGGCAAAGGCTAAGATTATGGTGATTAAAGATGTTGAGAGGGATGAGATTGAGTTCATTACCAAGACCTTAAATTGTCTGCCTATTGCCAATATTGATCATTTCAGGGCGGAGAAACTCGGATTTGCTGATTTGGTTGAGGAGATATCTCTTGGGGATGGTGGCAAGATCGTGAAGATCACAGGGATTCAGGACATGGGCAGGACCACTTCGGTGCTGGTTCGTGGGTCAAACCAATTGGTCCTTGATGAGGCAGAAAGGAGTTTGCATGATGCGTTGTGTGTTGTAAGATGTTTGGTGAGCAAGAGGTTTTTGATTGCAGGTGGAGGGGCACCTGAGATTGAGCTTTCTAGGCAGTTGGGTGCATGGGCAAAGGTTCTACAGGGAATGGAAGGGTATTGTGTGAGGTCATTTGCTGAAGCTCTCGAAGTCGTTCCGTATACTTTGGCTGAGAATGCTGGGTTGAACCCAATTGCGATTGTGACTGAGTTGAGGAACAGGCATGCACAGGGAGAGATCAACACGGGGATCAATGTGAGGAAGGGACAGATCACTAACATCTTGGAGGAGAATGTGGTGCAGCCATTGCTGGTGAGCACAAGTGCAATAAGCTTGGCCACTGAATGTGTGCGGATGATTTTGAAGATTGATGACATTGTTACGGTGAGGTAG